Part of the Musa acuminata AAA Group cultivar baxijiao chromosome BXJ2-7, Cavendish_Baxijiao_AAA, whole genome shotgun sequence genome is shown below.
TTTAGCTTTGATATTCACATCATGCACAAACAAGAGAAATATATGCTGCAAACATCTGTGACAGATTAAGAAATTAAGCTGGACTCAATCCACACTCATCAAGCCCAAACAGATAACTATGTCCCTTAGATTTGAGATTTAGGAAATGATACTATCAGCTCCATCCAAGATAAGCTATCTTAGTATGAGAAGGTATACGTAGAGGTGGTGGGTTGTCTAAAGTCTATAGCTGATATCAGTGACTCTGTTTTGTCTACATAAATGAATCTATGCTATTATGATTCCATTAGGTTGTATTTCGAGTAAGAAATGATTGGAACCTCCAACTCATCCAAATCAAGAATCTTGAACCAGATTAGCCTACTACTAATCAGTCATCAACATAAGGTTGAATTATAagtagaaaatgcctcactcaagACTGCTCTGCTTGATTTAATCATGGTTGAAGGAATTAATATTAGGTCCAATCTCATCCAAACTTCAACTGCATCAGTGTTTTCCAAGTTCTAACCTAAACCAGGCAATGTTGAACTAGTGAGAATATACTTATTAGCCAAAGGCCAATAGACTGAAGTTATGTAGccaatactcaagaagtgaacaaGGAAAATGATTTACCCATGGTGAACCCTTCAACAGAAGTTCTAAACAAGATTTGGCCGCAGTAAAATGCTTTTTGCAGTACAGCATCGGCTCTCACAAAGATGACATGAATTTGATATGATTAAGAGAACCAGTTTACCAGTTAAAACAACAGCTTAATACGGTGAGATGCAGAAATGAAAATTAAAGCTAAAACCAAACACAGACTTGTAGAGTTCCAAAAGAATTCCTcttctgtgtgtgttgtgtgtggatTACCATagagagatagatagagagagagagagagagagcgtgtgTGCGTACCCTTCGTCCACCTCCGGATTTGCAGGAGAAGGTGAGGCCAGAGGAAAAGcctagccttgtatatgaagggaGGGCACAGAATGGGGGGTGGTGCGACGCACGCGAACGAGCAGGGCAGCGTCAGCTGGGTCCCAATCCGAGCTCTCCCCGACGTGGGCGGATAAGAGGATTCCTGCGGCGGAGAAGTCCTTGGAAGGATAAATACGTCTCTGGGTGAGTATTGAGCTGTGGTTGGGATCATCCGAAGGAGGGCAGCCACAGCTCGAGGATTCATCGGCCGGAAGGGATAATGGGCAGCCTGCGAGCCACTCACGTATCCCTGCGCCCGAGAGACCACCACGTCAAACCCTTCCCAcaggatagatagatagatagagagggaggaAGCGTCAGGCTGCTGGTTTCGTACGTTGCATGCTTATCGTTTCATGTCATCATTTCTTTTCGGGATAAACACCCGTTTATTGGGTAATCAATTGTTTAAAGAAGAGGATTAATATTAATCCATCAAATATAAGAAACCTCTGCTTTTCTGTGGTCAAGAACACCGTTTCCAGGCCAGACCAAATCACCCGAGAAAAACACCCGGCTGACGTGGCACCTCAAGGGCCCACGCGCATGGCCACGTCGAGTCTGCTACCATGGTCAACGATATGACTCGATCGGTGACGTGGTTGGCGACTCCCGTTCGATGATTTCTTATACTGTTTCCCCGAGACGGACGGTACCTACGCGGATACCGTTCTACTCCTGTGAAAGGCGACTAAGGGCCCCACCTTTACGGCCACTGTGCCGGGTAACTAACGGACGTGTGGAAGGGTTCTGCGAGTATGCCGTTCTACCCTGTGAGAAGCGACGAAGGGCCCCACCTTACGGCCACTGTGCGGGGTAACTAACGGACGTGGAGAAGGGTTTTCTCTTGTGAAGCATGACCTCTCGTGATGTGCTTCGTCTGAGTCTCGGGACTCGCGTCCTGTCTCAGTCCGAGTTGAGAGATGAGTCGGCGGCGGCGAGGGCTGCTGGCCCGCACCGTCCTTTTCCTCTTCGCCCTCAATGCCGCCTCATTCGCCGTCTACTTCCTCCTCCACCCGTCTAACCGGAGCCCAACCGCCGCCGACCCCTTCCTACCCCTCGAAACCCTAGCGATCCGCCACAAGAACGCCCGATCCACCCTCAAATCATGGCCGTCGCTCCCCTCCTTTCTCCCTTGGAGGCCCTCCCCCGCCCCGCCCCTCGGATCCTGCGAGGCCTACTTCGGCCATGGCTTCTCCCGCAGCGTCGACGTCCTCCGCTCTTCCCCCTCCGATGTCAATGGCAGGGGATGGTTCCGGTGCCACTACAGTGAGACCCTGAGGAGCTCCGTCTGCGAGGGCGGTCGGATTCGGATGGATCCCGCGCGGATCCTAATGTCTGACGGTGGGGAGGGGTTGGACGCCGTGATCGggcgaggagaggaggaggagctcCCCAGGTACCAGCCTGGGGCGTTCCAGATCGACAGCGAAGGTGGCGACGGCGGCGGGGATGGAAAGAGGGCCATAGACGAGGGGTTCCTGGAGAAGTACCTGCCGCATGGTGCGGTGCAGTACCACACGATGCGGGCGCTCATGGAGTCCATGCGGGTGGTCGGCCATGAACAATTGGATTGCACGCAGGTAAGATATTTGGGTTCATGTATCTGTTCTAAGATTACCTATTCAAGGTTTGTAATTTCAATCCTTCCGACCATTGGTCTGTACGGTATGCGGTATACTAGGGTGTACCATCTTGGGTTCATGTATCTGTTTTAAGataacctatttaaagtttgtaaTTTCGGTTCATATTGATATATCGACCAATGGTCGGTGCGGGTCGATACTGCAAacccaaaaaattaaaaaataactttaaaaacatctgaaagaaaaaaagattatggtttttaagttgaaaataaatataaatttagtataattttagcaataataatctaaattagaaaataatagtgacacatatctttttcgagcttGGAAGAGTAGCTTCGTTGTACATTTTGAACCATCCTTCTGTTAttgttgaattatctacaaagaaatgatttgaattattagatgtAAGTGAAAATGAATTTGAGGGagttgaagagattgagagagtgataTGAGTTGAAGGAGggtggaggaaagggtttaaaaacccttttccTATGGTTCAAACGGTCAATTTTGCCATTTGAAATAGGATGATCTCAGCCCTTGATCGATAACGGTCGGATTTTGACCACTATCGATCGGTACAAACTCTGTATTGCTCGATACAGGATCAAGTTATGGTACCACCCGAGAGAGGATGGTCCGCATATCGGTCTCTTGTCGGACCGATACTTACCATCAGTATCGAGCGGCACGGGTTGATACTGCAAACCTTGGACCTATTGTTCAGTTAAAGAAGAGTAATTGGAATGTTTAGCTTCTCCATAAATGTTCATAAATTAATGTGAAGATTGATATTAATACCTTACTATAGTTGAGGGCTTATCAATAGAAGAGTAAGACTTACGGTGTCTACCTGCTGCTCTGACTCATCATTTCACATAATTCCTTGTTCCAGGCACTCTTTGTTTCCTGTTTTTGCTTTGGTTGTAAGACTAAGACTGTAGGCTTTTCAGATATAAAAATGCTACCAAAAACAAATGGTAGTGAGTATAACGAAATGGCTAATAATTGAAACGAGAACATACCTGCCTAGAGTGCCTCATATGGCATGACTATCCTCTTATCACCCTAGTCTTTGCTGAGAACATTTACAAACTTAACGTTTCAGAATCTTATATTCTATGATTCTTAAAAGACATCTTTTTGAAGTAGGTCATCTCTGGCTTTGTTCAAACTGCATTGTTGAGAAATCATAGAGAGTTTGGATGGGATTAGGGCTCCAGAAATAATAGGCCTGGGTTGAGACTATTAATTAAGTATCCAGCCTGTTGATTAGAGTGGCTATGTTTGACTTCAAATGAACTACATCTGTTCTGAATACAAGGAAAGAGACAAAGAAGAGATTAGGCCATCCaacaaatttaaataattaacatttattacaaaaaaataattacagatTTTGTTAATTGTTTGACTCAAATTTATAAACTTGGAGCTTTTAAACAAATTAAGACAAGAAGGAAGAACCTtctttcttggaaaaatcattattccaCAAAATCTTCTCTAAACAAACTTCTAGAACTCCTCAAATCCAAATCCTAATCACTTGAAAACTTTCCAGATTTAACTATGCCTAGCATAGGTATTTATAATGCCAAGATGACTCAAGACTACAGCAACACCATAAAATAACAACTAAAAGTTACAACGAGAATACTTTCAAAAGAATATGAAAGTATACTTGAAGTCAGATTGGACGATGCTAATCCTGAACTCACCAAGTGAACTTctttacatcaaaattatttattGTTTGAGTTATCAGAGTTTGGTTTGACATGTCTGATTCAATTTTATGAAGCCAAAGTGTGAAATCAATATCGCATCTGAAAAATTCTACTTTGCAACATTCTGAAATCACTCTTAATGCAATTAAGGAAAATAAAGTAGCAAACCTTATCTGTGAGCTCTTACTGTTGAGGAATAACTCTGCCATGTCATCTCATTCTTTGGAATGAGATCATACAAAGCAGTAAGATATTGTTTCCCAGTAAATGAATGCTTGTTTCGGGCAATCAAACCAATCGACAGCACCATATTCTCCACCAAAGTTTAGAAGATGGAAGTTTCATATGGTTCTTGTGCTTGAACAATTGTATTATGATTGTTGATGTATGAATAATCATAGAGATCTCAGGGAAGcaatgaatttcatgcattattattATACAAGGTGCACTAACATACACATTCATGCTACTGCATATTCAGGAAGTCATTTGGTTAAGTTACTATATCTTTGTTCAGCTACATCTTACTTCCTTAATTGATATAATTGTTACTTTTGTTTACAGTGGATTGAAGAACCAACAGTTCTAGTGACACGTTTTGAGTATGCAAATCTTTTTCACACAGTTACCGACTGGTATAGTGCATATGTCAGTTCTAGAGTCACTGGCTTGCCAAATCGTCCTAATCTGGTATTTGTCGATGGTCATTGCAAGGTGTGCACCTCATTATCACTTTCCTTATGTGGCAGTTCTTTGAAAATGACATTActaggaaaaaaataaataatggtaAAACTTGATATGTATATCTTTAGGTTTATATTCACTATATTGAGTtatgtgtatatttatattttaccTTGTATTCTGTTATGTGCGATAAATTCATACTCGTTATATTCTTTCTGTTGTGTATTTTAATATTATGTAAGATATTCTGCCAAACTATTTCGTGtgcattcttttatttttttttcctttttctatatttttcttaAGCCTTTTCCTCACTCATTCCTGTCTCTGATTCTCTTCTGCTAATCTGGGGGATCTAACTGTAATCTGACTGTTCATTCTTAAGTATACTAAATGGAACCTCCATGGACAATTTCGATACAGGGGCCGAGTTCCAATAACAATATAATTGGAGAGTCTGCACCACTCTGTTTCTTTGAGTTAAGAACCTGTCCAATGAATATACCAAAGTCAATTTCATCCTACCCTCCACAATAAAAATTATGGTTAGCTTCAAATAAACACTGACTTGATTAAGAATGTGGCAGACCAAAATAATGGGAACAAAATGATGGGATCTGGATCTAGGTTCACTTCTAGTAGATTTCTAGTCAGGGCCAGAAAGAGATGGGGGATGAGAGAATACCCTTTGGTATTTCATCCCATTGTTGATGTAATTCATGACATTGTTGATGACCACCCCATAGAAGGCCATGGGCACCCTTCAACATCCAAAAAGCACCTAAATGCCTGCAAAATCATTGTAAGCTCCTTCGAAGTCCCAAGCCCATTTGCTGCCGAGGTAGTGAGAAAGGAACAGTCACTATAAGGTAGAATCTGGTGGAAGTCCACTCTGGTGAGCAGGACCCTGGGTACAAATTGTAGGAATTGGAGTGAGTTTGGATTTTTGTGTTTTCCTTCTTGCTGTGGATCAACATTGTGTCTTTACATCACAAGCTCCTCATGCTTCTTATCCCATGTCAAAAAGTGAAGTTCTTCCATCTTCTATCGATACTATTCTGCATCAGTTCACAAAAACAAACCAGAAGATACTCCATCAAGACCTAAAatatgtttctatatgtgaaattaATCATGGATAATTGTCTCCAAATATACTAGTGGATCTCCAAATCTTAATTCCAAAGAGTACAGGTAAACTAAAGAATTGCATGTGGATGATGTCTTTGTACAAATTGTGATGTTTTTATTGCTCATTATGATAATGAATCATATAACAAGGACATTCTCATTGAGATGTGTTTGTACGAAAGcattcttattctcatatttATGAGCAGGATGTTCTAGTTTATACTTGTGTATCCTTTATCCATGATTGTTAAAAAAACTCAGCATGAGATTTTACATTACCCGGTAGCTTCTCTACGATCAGTTTTGATTATTTTGCTCCCTTGTGTGTCTGGAGTATCTTACATTTCTGAATGATGTTTGTTGCTTTCTTCTCGATAATTAATCAACCTTTTTGCATTGGTGATTTTAACAGACTCCATTGGAAGAAACTTGGGAAGCACTTTTCTCTAGTGTTAGGTATGCTAAAAACTTCTCAAGTCCAGTTTGTTTTAGACATGCAGTTTTTGCGCCTTTGGGCTATGAAACAGCTTTGTTTAAAGGGCTGACAGAACACATAAGCTGCCGTGGGACGTCTGCTAGTGATGTCCGTGAAGACCCTGATGTTAAAAAAACTGCCCGATTATCTGAATTCGGGGAGATGCTGATGGCAGCTTTTGGCATACTTGTGGAGAAAGATTTGCCGAGGAAGTCATCTGTGAGTCATAACGTGCTTTTTGTGCGTCGTGAAGACTATCTGGCGCACCCACGTCATAGTGGAAAAGTCGAATCTAGGCTAAGCAATGAGCAGGAGGTTTTGGACGAAATAAAGGTCTGGGCCGCCAACCAAGAGAGATGCAAAATAAATGTTGTGAATGGTCTCTTTGCGCATATGCACGTGAAAGAGCAACTGCAGGCTATTCAGGAAGCTTCGGTCGTTATTGGGGCGCACGGTGCTGGTCTAACTCACTTGGTTGCGGCAAGACAGAACACCAGAGTTCTTGAAATTATCAGCAGCATGTACAGGCGCCCACATTTTAGCTTGATCTCGGAGTGGAAAGGACTGGAGTATCATGCCATCAACCTTGCAGGATCATATGCCAGGCCAGCCATGGTTATCGATGAGCTTAGCAGCATAATAAGTGGTCTTGGTTGCTGAAATCAAAGCTACAGGAGGCTTTATGTCAACCTTCCCCTCCCCCTGCCCCCAGCTTCATGACCAAACAAACTGCTAGGTAACCTGCTTCACACTTGTTCCATTGGATCTCAACACCTGGTTTTCTTGAGTTGACTGATCCAAAGTTGCAGCCTGACTGCTTTCATTTCCGGTTCATGGTCTGATTGATTCTCAAGCCGGGTTGAGCTTAAAATCTTGAAACAAACTCTTTGCCAATGATTTCATCGATTGAAAGTTACTGCAGATTATTATCAACCCGGTTCATGGTCTGATTGATTCTCAAGCCGGGTTGAGCTTAAAATCTTGAAACAAACTCTTTGCCAATGATTTCATCGATTGAAAGTTACTGCAGATTATTATCAACCCGGTTCATGGTCTGATTGATTCTCAAGCCGGGTTGAGCTTAAAATCTTGAAACAAACTCTTTGCCAATGATTTCATCGATTGAAAGTTACTGCAGATTATTATCAACCCGGCAGATTATTATCAACCCGGTTCATGGTCTGATTGATTCTCAAGCCGGGTTGAGCTTAAAATCTTGAAACAAACTCTTTGCCAATGATTTCATCGATTGAAAGTTACTGCAGATTATTATCAACCCGGTTCATGGTCTGATTGATTCTCAAGCCGGGTTGAGCTTAAAATCTTGAAACAAACTGTTTGCCAATGATTTCATCGATTGAAAGTTACTGCAGATTATTATCAACCCGGCTTTGTGGATTTCACTTATGCCGGGCAATTGCTGTTGAGAACTATCTATCCTCCCCAGTACCCATCAACAGGCGATTTTGTACAGCTGTGGTCTGACGACTAATTACATTGATCGTATCTTATTGCCGCAACTTGTCTATGCTTTGCATCCTATGATCCACAGCTTTACATGCGTCAATTGTAAGCTGGCTCGAACAGTTTATGCAAATATTGGATGCCATCTATTCAATTGCGAACAAAAAATGTGTCAATTTATCCTGCTCAAAATATCATGATTGTAATAACGTACAATGAGAGGAAAATAACGCATTGCAAAAGTAATTTTATCTCTTGTCAATTGTCATCccatagaaaaggaaaaaaataaaattaggaaTTCGTAGAACAGAGGCAACATATTGCGGACATCACTGCAACGCAGCAGTATCCAATAATCATAGATTAACCAAGATTTGGTGAGCAAAACTCCACCTGACAGAAATGTAGGAAGCAGCTCCCACTACCGAAAACTATTGAAGACAATCAACTGCAGCTTGTCGTAACCGGCAAGAACACCAGAACCAGCTACGGCACGGAGTTTGTTCGCGCCCAGCATCGTCGAACAGCTACTTGACAGCTTCTCCGGAGGTCATATGACACATAACATAACCACGTATACATTTACCTGAGTGGGAAAATAACAAATGATATCATTAGCTGTGTTCCCTCTCCACAAAGACAAAGCACCTTCATCTTTAATTGTTCCGGCAAAGGAGTCTGTACTTCCTTTTGTAAGGTTCAAAGAGGCGATCAGCAGTAGCACACGTTCAATAGTAGCTGCAGCCGTCTTTGAAACAACAGCAGAAACTCCTCCCATGGGGAAATCAATAGCAAAGCTCGCAACGCCTTTTCTGCTTGAGCATGGACAAAAATAGGTGAGGTAGATGTCTCAATGGGAAGCTCATAATAACTGCAGTTAAATATTCTAAgataaattttttgatatatgattttgaattgttttatatgaaactaagtgagagacatgtacacttattttatggatatcgtcaatgttctaaaaatacttggtaaatttttttctaattttgaacttgctaacgagatattaagatctcttccaaagagttagaaTCTTAAAGTAATTATAATTCAAGAAGCTCAAGACTTCAACAACTTTTTATTCGAAGAATTTATCGAGTCTATGATGATCTATGAAATAACATACAATATACATGAAGAATTTAAGAATAACCTTCAAAAGAATAATAAAGATTTGAtacttcaaacaatagaataccacttgtgaTAACTCAAAGTGACTTTGAACtcctaataaaaaaatttaaaaaattcataaaataagaatcaaagaataaaaatgaacttgaaaacaacacaataaaaaaaaataaactttgaAGGTCACTGGGCGAAAAAATTAGAACCAGAACACAGATCAAGAATGTAATTGTTTCATGATTACAGAATGCAAACAACAGATCAAGAGAAGTGTCATCACCACAGAAGCTACAAGATTCAAGATCTAAAACGCCAACAAATCTAAGAAACCCAGGACCCCAAAAGCCACATGTAGAAGGAAATTGCAAGCAAGAACCATGAGACAACCTACAAACCTTACGGAAAAAGAGATCTGATTACATATACTAAATCGAATATATAGAACAAGACGGCCCTAAAAACATTGCAGACCTACCTGATCGAACAGTTTTCTACAGGCAAACAACAATTATTTATACCCACCTCATCCGGATCGATCAAATACAAACACGAAAAAAAAGGAAACGAGAGTCATCCCTAGGAGAAAACATACATCTACCGAAACGAGAGCCACAGAAGTCGATCGATCCGCTCGGATCTTGTGATCGGTAACAGCATAAATGAAAAGAATACGAAAAAAGAAGACAAGATTACTCGAAATCAATAAAGAATCCACATGGGATTAGGGTTTCACCCTTCCGAAGCGTC
Proteins encoded:
- the LOC135617644 gene encoding beta-1,2-xylosyltransferase RCN11-like, which gives rise to MSRRRRGLLARTVLFLFALNAASFAVYFLLHPSNRSPTAADPFLPLETLAIRHKNARSTLKSWPSLPSFLPWRPSPAPPLGSCEAYFGHGFSRSVDVLRSSPSDVNGRGWFRCHYSETLRSSVCEGGRIRMDPARILMSDGGEGLDAVIGRGEEEELPRYQPGAFQIDSEGGDGGGDGKRAIDEGFLEKYLPHGAVQYHTMRALMESMRVVGHEQLDCTQWIEEPTVLVTRFEYANLFHTVTDWYSAYVSSRVTGLPNRPNLVFVDGHCKTPLEETWEALFSSVRYAKNFSSPVCFRHAVFAPLGYETALFKGLTEHISCRGTSASDVREDPDVKKTARLSEFGEMLMAAFGILVEKDLPRKSSVSHNVLFVRREDYLAHPRHSGKVESRLSNEQEVLDEIKVWAANQERCKINVVNGLFAHMHVKEQLQAIQEASVVIGAHGAGLTHLVAARQNTRVLEIISSMYRRPHFSLISEWKGLEYHAINLAGSYARPAMVIDELSSIISGLGC